One part of the Phaenicophaeus curvirostris isolate KB17595 chromosome 2, BPBGC_Pcur_1.0, whole genome shotgun sequence genome encodes these proteins:
- the LOC138717785 gene encoding guanylate-binding protein 1-like has protein sequence MASATQMPAPVCLIENSPRKGLVVQQEALQVLSEIPQPVVVVGITGLYRTGKSYLMNRLAGQRKGFSMGSGVQAHTKGIWMWCVPHPCRPGHTLVLLDSEGLGDVKKGDTKNDTWIFVLTVLLSSTLIYNSKGSIDQRAVEELYYVMKLTERVKVKAGLEEREDGLEEAGQLVPFLPTFVWAVRDFTLQLEKDGEEISEDEYLEDALELEAGDSPETQRCNQPRECIRQSFPHRKCFIFDQPASRSDLVRLEELQDDEMSHEFQQQVEKFCRHIWEKSPPKTIPGGRILTGNLLGKLAETYVEAIESGAVPCLESAVQALAEMENTAAVKEAVTLYRDLMEQRAKLPTETVEEFLELHSQCEQEALELFRKRAFEEGMSQFQAELKRQVEEVKEKFCTGNEEASRAKCEGALRKLFQDIERRLHDGVYSVVGGSGLFKADLLALEKNYWEMPGKGVKAAAVLEKFLKDIEAVTTVILTVDQSLKDKEEELKRAQQQHEKAEQEWKKKMKIHIAVSIGFGVLSIAVPPLRALRFFKLLL, from the exons ATGGCTTCTGCAACCCAGATGCCGGCGCCCGTCTGCCTCATTGAGAACAGCCCAAGGAAGGGGCTGGTGGTCCAGCAGGAGGCCCTGCAGGTGCTGTCAGAGATCCCCCAGCCGGTGGTGGTGGTCGGCATCACCGGGCTGTACCGCACTGGCAAGTCCTACCTCATGAACAGGCTGGCTGGGCAGAGGAAAG GTTTCTCCATGGGCTCTGGGGTGCAGGCCCACACCAAAGGCATCTGGATGTGGTGTGTCCCTCACCCCTGCCGGCCTGGACACACTCTGGTGCTGCTGGACAGTGAAGGACTGGGCGACGTGAAGAAG GGTGACACCAAGAACGACACGTGGATCTTTGTCCTGACCGtcctgctctccagcacctTGATCTACAACAGCAAAGGCTCCATTGACCAGCGGGCTGTGGAGGAGCTGTA CTATGTGATGAAGCTGACTGAGCGTGTCAAGGTGAAGGCAGGACTCGAGGAGAGGGAAGAtggcctggaggaggcaggacAATTAGTCCCCTTCTTGCCGACTTTTGTCTGGGCTGTGCGGGATTTCaccctgcagctggagaaggacgGGGAGGAAATCTCTGAGGATGAATACTTGGAGGACGCGCTGGAGTTAGAGGCTG GTGACAGCCCGGAGACCCAACGCTGCAACCAGCCCCGGGAATGCATCCGCCAGTCCTTTCCACATCGCAAGTGCTTTATTTTTGACCAGCCAGCCAGCAGGAGTGACCTGGTGCGCTTGGAGGAGCTTCAGGATGATGAGATGAGTCATGAATTCCAGCAGCAGGTGGAGAAATTCTGCAGGCACATCTGGGAAAAGTCTCCACCTAAGACCATCCCTGGTGGGCGCATCCTGACAGGGAACC TGCTGGGGAAGCTGGCAGAAACCTACGTGGAGGCCATCGAGAGCGGGGCAGTGCCGTGCCTGGAGAGCGCTGTGCAGGCCCtggcagagatggagaacaCAGCGGCAGTGAAAGAGGCTGTGACGTTGTACCGGGATCTGATGGAGCAGCGGGCAAAGCTGCCGACAGAGACTGTTGAGGAGTTCCTGGAGCTGCACAGCCAGTGCGAGCAGGAGGCTCTGGAGCTGTTCCGCAAACGGGCATTTGAGGAGGGCATGAGCCAGTTCCAGGCAGAGCTCAAG CGCCAGGTGGAGGAAGTCAAGGAGAAGTTTTGCACGGGCAACGAGGAGGCATCCCGTGCCAAATGTGAGGGTGCTCTCAGGAAGCTCTTCCAGGACATTGAGAGACGCCTTCATGATGGTGTCTACAGTGTGGTAGGAGGGTCAGGGCTCTTCAAGGCAGACCTGCTGGCACTGGAGAAGAATTACTGGGAAATGCCTGGCAAGGGAGTGAAG GCTGCTGCTGTCCTGGAGAAGTTCCTCAAGGACATCGAGGCTGTAACCACTGTCATCCTCACCGTAGACCAGTCCCTGAAAGATAAGGAAGAGGAGCTGAAAC GTGCGCAGCAGCAGCATGAGAAAGCTGAGCAGGAATggaagaagaagatgaagatTCACATTGCTGTATCGATAGGGTTCGGCGTGCTATCTATCGCTGTTCCCCCTCTGCGAGCActgagattttttaaattacttctgtaA